The following coding sequences are from one Desulfosporosinus orientis DSM 765 window:
- a CDS encoding MazG-like family protein, whose amino-acid sequence MALKNKLYKEQLVSKTVTLPRLNRLNPSLESTALKIMEESGELAQAIGKLRGLSGERQRLEEEEAMQKVAQELVDVAQTAVTMMFVLEEQYGIDLEVILKEHLDKLRNKGYCD is encoded by the coding sequence ATGGCTCTAAAGAATAAATTATATAAAGAACAACTTGTTTCGAAAACGGTCACACTGCCTCGCTTGAACCGGTTGAACCCTTCTTTAGAAAGTACTGCCTTAAAAATTATGGAGGAATCTGGTGAATTAGCTCAAGCAATAGGCAAACTTCGAGGACTAAGCGGGGAACGACAACGATTGGAAGAGGAAGAGGCCATGCAAAAGGTTGCTCAGGAACTGGTTGATGTGGCTCAGACTGCTGTGACAATGATGTTTGTACTGGAAGAACAATATGGGATTGATTTAGAAGTCATTCTTAAAGAACATTTAGATAAATTACGTAACAAGGGATATTGCGATTGA
- a CDS encoding TrkH family potassium uptake protein — translation MNALSKFLTPSRVLVVGFAVLVLLGTLLLTLPQATTDGLGLSFLNALFTATSAVCVTGLVVVDTGTGLTLFGQSVILFLIQVGGIGFMTFATMFAILMGKKITFKERLLLQEALNQVSVEGVVRLAKSVFFISFMIELIGAVILSVRWSFDFGWSKAIYFGFFHSISAFNNAGFDIMGNFSSLTGYVGDPIINLTIMVLIICGGLGFIVLADIKSNRKKKFRLHTKIVLTVSGGLIVLGAVLIFVIEYSNPKTLGTLPLGTKVMAAFFQSVTARTAGFNTINLNDMYETSLLSMMVLMFIGASPGSTGGGIKTTTFVSIILSVLSTYRNESRIVLEGRTIPKDNIQKAWAITTTASLLIFFIVSILSLTERVDLMTVLFEVTSAFGTVGLSLGLTPALSVAGKAAIIITMFTGRVGPLTLAFVLAQKRKNQGQIKYPEERILIG, via the coding sequence TTGAACGCATTAAGCAAATTTCTTACACCATCTAGAGTACTTGTCGTTGGTTTTGCGGTGTTAGTTTTACTTGGAACTTTATTGTTGACTTTGCCCCAAGCAACGACCGATGGCTTAGGGTTATCTTTTTTAAATGCTCTATTTACTGCTACCTCAGCTGTTTGTGTAACAGGTCTGGTGGTTGTAGATACCGGAACCGGGTTGACGCTTTTTGGTCAATCAGTGATCCTCTTTTTAATACAGGTTGGAGGAATAGGCTTCATGACCTTTGCAACCATGTTTGCAATTCTTATGGGAAAAAAAATAACCTTTAAGGAGCGTTTATTGCTGCAGGAGGCTCTAAATCAAGTGTCAGTAGAGGGCGTAGTAAGGTTAGCTAAATCGGTGTTTTTTATATCATTTATGATTGAACTAATAGGTGCAGTCATTCTGTCCGTACGGTGGTCTTTTGATTTTGGCTGGAGTAAGGCAATTTATTTCGGATTCTTTCATTCCATATCAGCCTTTAATAATGCTGGATTTGATATCATGGGGAATTTTTCAAGTTTAACGGGTTACGTTGGAGACCCAATTATAAATCTGACCATCATGGTTTTAATTATTTGTGGGGGTTTAGGTTTTATCGTTTTAGCGGACATTAAATCTAATCGAAAGAAAAAATTCAGGCTTCATACTAAAATCGTCTTGACAGTATCAGGCGGTTTAATTGTTCTTGGGGCAGTTCTTATTTTTGTTATTGAATATTCAAACCCCAAAACCTTAGGGACTCTCCCTTTAGGGACGAAGGTTATGGCTGCATTTTTTCAATCTGTTACAGCAAGGACGGCTGGATTTAATACTATCAATTTAAATGATATGTATGAGACTTCACTCCTATCAATGATGGTACTTATGTTTATTGGAGCTTCACCTGGGTCTACAGGAGGCGGGATAAAAACAACCACGTTTGTTTCAATTATTTTATCGGTCTTGAGTACCTATCGCAATGAGTCAAGGATTGTATTGGAAGGGCGAACCATACCAAAAGATAATATTCAAAAAGCGTGGGCCATAACAACAACCGCGTCTTTATTAATCTTTTTTATCGTTTCAATCTTGTCCTTGACAGAAAGAGTGGATTTAATGACAGTGCTTTTTGAAGTTACCTCTGCTTTCGGAACAGTGGGTCTTTCCTTAGGATTGACTCCTGCATTATCAGTTGCCGGCAAGGCAGCAATTATTATAACCATGTTTACAGGAAGGGTGGGCCCTTTGACACTAGCTTTCGTACTCGCCCAGAAACGTAAGAACCAAGGTCAAATAAAATATCCTGAGGAACGGATCTTGATAGGTTAG
- a CDS encoding peptide-methionine (R)-S-oxide reductase — translation MSKEFRKAGRKDFSKPISAQSVKEKPDFSHFMRRTEVIGSKSDAHLGHVFADGPLPTGLRYCINTAALRFIPKDQLSQKGYGNYLNLFEGCVNSDGKNYKDNLENLL, via the coding sequence ATGTCCAAGGAGTTTCGAAAGGCTGGGAGGAAGGACTTTTCAAAACCGATTTCTGCTCAATCAGTCAAAGAGAAACCCGATTTCAGTCATTTCATGAGAAGAACCGAGGTTATAGGCAGCAAATCAGATGCCCATCTGGGACATGTCTTTGCAGATGGCCCTTTGCCAACAGGATTGCGCTATTGTATAAATACAGCTGCTTTGCGTTTTATCCCCAAAGATCAATTGTCGCAAAAGGGGTATGGGAATTACTTGAATTTGTTTGAAGGATGTGTAAACTCAGATGGCAAAAATTACAAGGACAATTTGGAAAATTTATTATAG
- a CDS encoding acyl-CoA dehydrogenase, with amino-acid sequence MSLLLNPQNYCSPQKDLLSRRIMEKTIHFFEDKGLKSIKEDDQASRWYTDFLKFLKREQIFSTLLTPKGYGAPDSRFDLCRVCEFNEISAFYSLSYQYAYQVSILGLGPIWMGDNEKAKHLTAQKLREGGIFAFGLSEKEHGADLYGNEMSLTAAGDGTYLANGSKYYIGNANEAALISTFGKYKDTQDYVFFVVDSQHRHYKLIKKIPTSGVRPAYVGEYELIDYPITQDDILSSGPLAWDSALSTINIGKFQLGFASIGICTHAYYEALNHASNRELYRKKITDFPHIQKIFTESYARLIAMKLYALRSLDYFRSSSDNDRRYLLFNPIQKMKVTTQGMKIIEMLLDAIAAKGFEQDTYFETAIRDIGMIPRLEGTTHVNIALVIKFINNYFFNPVEYPSIPKRDDAADDSYLFRQKAGKLASVRFPHYRLAYEDVNVPNVLVFFEQIELFRSFLEKAGPTQEQVKNIDYMLALGEMFTLIVYAQLILENSKIYSTSTPLLDEIFSFLVRDFAQFALTQISNYDNSLQQENYLKAMLKKPILNPATVKVLWENEVKPLVGTYQ; translated from the coding sequence ATGTCCCTCTTGCTAAATCCACAAAATTATTGCAGTCCACAAAAAGATTTATTGTCAAGACGAATTATGGAGAAAACCATTCATTTCTTTGAAGACAAAGGGTTAAAAAGTATAAAAGAGGATGATCAAGCCAGTCGTTGGTATACTGACTTTCTTAAATTCCTTAAACGAGAACAAATTTTTTCTACTCTGCTAACACCCAAGGGATATGGTGCACCCGATTCACGATTTGACCTGTGCCGAGTCTGTGAGTTTAATGAAATCAGCGCCTTTTATTCCTTGTCCTATCAGTACGCTTACCAAGTATCTATTCTTGGGCTTGGACCTATTTGGATGGGAGACAATGAGAAAGCCAAACATTTAACAGCTCAAAAATTAAGAGAAGGAGGCATTTTTGCTTTCGGGTTATCTGAAAAAGAGCATGGTGCTGACCTTTACGGCAATGAAATGTCCCTGACTGCCGCCGGAGACGGCACTTATCTGGCAAACGGCAGCAAATATTATATTGGCAACGCCAATGAAGCTGCCCTCATATCCACATTTGGCAAGTATAAAGACACTCAAGATTATGTTTTCTTTGTAGTTGACAGCCAACACCGTCATTACAAATTAATTAAAAAAATTCCAACCTCCGGAGTGCGCCCGGCATATGTGGGAGAATATGAGCTTATCGATTATCCCATCACGCAAGATGACATCCTCTCAAGCGGCCCTTTGGCTTGGGATTCCGCTCTATCAACGATTAATATTGGAAAATTTCAATTAGGATTTGCTTCCATCGGTATTTGCACCCATGCTTATTATGAAGCACTGAACCATGCCTCTAACCGAGAGTTATATAGAAAAAAAATCACTGATTTTCCTCATATCCAAAAAATCTTTACAGAATCTTACGCTCGCTTAATTGCCATGAAATTATATGCCTTAAGAAGTTTAGATTATTTCCGTTCTTCCTCTGACAATGACAGGCGTTACCTGCTCTTCAATCCTATTCAAAAAATGAAAGTGACAACTCAAGGGATGAAAATAATCGAAATGCTTCTTGATGCCATCGCAGCCAAAGGCTTTGAACAAGATACCTATTTTGAGACCGCCATCAGAGATATTGGCATGATCCCTCGCTTAGAGGGAACAACTCATGTGAATATTGCTCTAGTTATCAAATTCATTAATAATTATTTCTTCAATCCCGTGGAATACCCAAGCATTCCTAAGCGAGATGATGCTGCAGATGATTCCTATTTATTCCGTCAAAAGGCCGGAAAACTCGCTTCTGTTCGTTTCCCCCATTACAGGCTGGCTTACGAAGATGTTAACGTACCTAATGTGCTCGTCTTTTTTGAACAAATTGAACTCTTCCGCTCTTTCTTAGAAAAGGCTGGCCCTACTCAGGAACAAGTAAAAAACATTGACTATATGCTTGCCTTGGGTGAAATGTTCACTCTCATTGTGTATGCACAGTTAATCTTAGAAAATTCAAAGATTTATTCCACCTCTACCCCTTTGCTTGATGAGATTTTCAGCTTTTTAGTCCGAGATTTTGCTCAATTTGCCTTAACTCAGATCTCTAATTATGACAATTCTCTTCAACAAGAAAATTACCTGAAAGCTATGCTGAAAAAACCCATCCTTAACCCGGCAACCGTTAAAGTGCTTTGGGAGAATGAAGTTAAGCCTTTAGTCGGTACTTATCAATAA
- a CDS encoding potassium channel family protein, producing MRRQFVVIGLGRFGTSVARTLSELGHDVLAMDKNEQAVHTIMNEVTQAVQADGREEETLKALGVRNFDVAIVAMGDDLEANILITLMLKEMGIPKVVAKAQSSQHGKVLERIGADQIIYPEQDMGIRLAHNLIRPNVMEFIELSPDHSIFEITASPRFVKKTIGEADLRAKYGINVMAIKKKNGNIVVAPGADYLIEEKDILVIVGSKGALTKLPD from the coding sequence ATGCGAAGACAATTTGTGGTTATTGGATTAGGCAGATTTGGAACAAGTGTAGCTAGGACGCTTAGTGAACTAGGTCATGATGTTTTGGCAATGGATAAGAATGAACAGGCAGTTCATACCATAATGAATGAAGTAACTCAAGCGGTTCAGGCGGATGGGCGTGAAGAAGAGACTCTTAAAGCGTTGGGCGTTCGAAATTTTGATGTTGCCATCGTTGCCATGGGAGATGACTTAGAGGCAAATATTTTAATAACCTTGATGCTGAAAGAAATGGGAATACCTAAAGTCGTGGCCAAGGCGCAATCGTCACAACATGGTAAGGTTCTGGAGAGAATTGGGGCAGATCAAATAATATATCCGGAACAGGATATGGGAATTCGCTTAGCCCATAACCTAATTCGCCCCAATGTCATGGAGTTTATTGAACTATCGCCGGATCATAGCATTTTTGAAATTACTGCATCCCCGCGTTTTGTTAAGAAGACCATTGGTGAAGCAGATTTAAGGGCTAAGTATGGAATTAATGTAATGGCAATCAAAAAGAAAAATGGAAACATTGTTGTTGCTCCAGGGGCAGACTATTTAATTGAAGAAAAGGATATTCTCGTTATTGTTGGCAGTAAGGGAGCACTAACAAAATTACCGGATTAA
- a CDS encoding xanthine dehydrogenase family protein molybdopterin-binding subunit codes for MKNVGQSIRKIDGMAIATGKPVYTEDLAMSNALVVKILRSPHAFAKITNIDVAQAEKLEGVECILTYKNVPKQRFTLAGQSYPEPSPYDRLILDQVVRYVGDEVAIIAAIDEKTALMAMKMIKVEYEVMVPVLDFEQAVGHSSVVHPEEDLSCNFEIGLIKEKNITSSHYEEVGDIEAEFAQCSVVVEDVYYPQAQAHTMMETYRSFTYLDHTGRLIVVSSTQVPFHIRRQLARALQIPASRVRVLKPRIGGGFGGKQTGAGDVFAAIVTLRTGKPAMIIYDRKETFSCTTSRHAMRLKVKLGADSDGFIRAIDMQVLSDTGAYGEHAPTVLSCVGHYTLPLYNKTRAVRFDGKAVYTNKMPAGAFRGYGATQGTFALESTVNKLAEALMMDPAEIRLKNISKVGETYLTGQGVMLGSTALDRCIAKGKELIGWSEKFPCREVGQNKVRAVGMAITMQGSGIANIGTASIEIRLNDDGNFTLLTGATDMGTGCDTILIQMAAEVLEIPMDKIILTAGDTDTSPYDPGSYASSTTYVAGTAVIKAAEELKKKILEQGAVFLGVPVEDVELKDLAVCTVSGDQEISFAKLAELTILGDGKLQLVGYATHGSEVSPPPYVAGFAEVEVDRATGKVDLIDYVAVIDCGTVINPALARIQAEGGIAQGIGMALYEQVRYDEIGKMASNSFMQYKIPTRKDVGRVRIAFEESYEPTGPFGAKSIGEVVANTPPPAISQAIYNAVGVREHHLPITPEKVFWGMQQKENKE; via the coding sequence GTGAAAAACGTCGGGCAGAGCATTCGTAAAATCGATGGAATGGCAATTGCTACAGGTAAACCGGTTTATACTGAGGATTTAGCAATGTCCAATGCTTTGGTAGTAAAGATTTTGAGAAGTCCTCATGCTTTTGCTAAAATTACCAACATTGACGTTGCTCAAGCTGAAAAATTAGAAGGTGTAGAATGTATTCTTACCTATAAAAATGTTCCTAAGCAACGATTTACCCTTGCCGGTCAATCTTACCCAGAGCCTTCTCCCTATGATCGATTGATTTTAGACCAAGTTGTTCGCTATGTAGGAGATGAAGTGGCTATTATTGCAGCAATCGATGAAAAAACTGCCTTAATGGCCATGAAAATGATTAAGGTAGAGTATGAAGTGATGGTACCTGTTCTAGACTTTGAGCAGGCCGTCGGGCACTCCTCAGTCGTTCATCCGGAAGAAGATCTAAGCTGTAACTTTGAAATTGGACTGATAAAGGAGAAGAATATCACGTCTTCCCATTATGAAGAAGTTGGAGATATAGAAGCCGAATTTGCACAATGTTCTGTGGTGGTAGAGGATGTTTATTACCCTCAAGCTCAAGCGCACACGATGATGGAAACTTACCGTTCTTTTACCTACTTAGATCATACAGGAAGATTAATCGTCGTCAGTTCCACACAAGTTCCTTTCCATATCAGAAGGCAGCTGGCTAGAGCCTTGCAGATTCCGGCCAGCAGGGTTAGAGTCTTAAAACCCAGAATTGGTGGTGGGTTTGGCGGTAAGCAGACCGGGGCAGGAGATGTTTTTGCTGCCATTGTCACCTTAAGGACGGGTAAACCTGCTATGATCATTTATGATCGGAAAGAAACCTTTAGTTGTACAACCAGCCGTCATGCTATGAGATTGAAGGTGAAATTAGGTGCTGATTCCGACGGCTTTATCAGAGCCATTGATATGCAGGTTTTATCCGATACGGGTGCTTATGGGGAACATGCTCCCACGGTTCTAAGCTGTGTCGGACACTATACATTGCCCCTTTATAATAAAACGAGAGCAGTACGATTTGACGGGAAGGCTGTTTATACGAACAAAATGCCTGCCGGAGCATTTAGAGGATATGGAGCAACTCAGGGTACCTTTGCCCTGGAATCCACAGTGAATAAGCTGGCGGAAGCATTGATGATGGATCCTGCTGAAATCCGTCTAAAGAATATCAGCAAAGTTGGAGAAACTTATTTAACGGGCCAAGGGGTTATGCTGGGAAGTACGGCCTTAGACAGGTGTATTGCCAAAGGCAAAGAGCTGATTGGCTGGTCGGAAAAATTCCCCTGCCGGGAAGTTGGCCAAAACAAAGTGAGAGCGGTGGGAATGGCAATAACAATGCAAGGATCTGGTATTGCCAATATCGGGACTGCTTCTATAGAAATACGTCTGAATGATGACGGGAACTTCACACTTCTCACCGGTGCCACGGATATGGGAACTGGCTGTGATACCATTCTTATACAAATGGCAGCAGAGGTGCTGGAAATTCCTATGGATAAAATCATTCTTACTGCAGGGGATACGGATACATCACCCTATGACCCGGGTTCCTATGCTTCGAGTACCACCTATGTAGCGGGAACGGCAGTTATAAAAGCTGCCGAAGAATTAAAGAAAAAAATACTGGAACAAGGTGCAGTGTTCTTGGGAGTTCCGGTGGAAGATGTTGAATTAAAAGATTTAGCAGTCTGCACCGTGAGTGGTGACCAAGAAATTAGCTTTGCTAAGCTTGCCGAGCTTACTATTCTAGGTGATGGAAAGCTTCAGCTGGTAGGTTATGCCACCCATGGCAGTGAAGTCTCCCCCCCTCCTTATGTAGCGGGTTTTGCTGAGGTAGAAGTTGATAGAGCGACCGGCAAAGTGGATTTGATCGATTATGTAGCAGTCATTGATTGTGGTACTGTTATTAATCCGGCTCTGGCGCGTATTCAGGCCGAGGGAGGAATCGCTCAAGGGATCGGGATGGCACTCTATGAACAAGTTCGCTATGACGAAATAGGCAAGATGGCCAGCAACAGTTTTATGCAATATAAGATACCTACTCGTAAAGATGTAGGAAGAGTGAGGATAGCATTCGAGGAAAGTTATGAGCCCACAGGTCCTTTTGGTGCAAAATCCATTGGAGAGGTGGTTGCTAATACCCCGCCGCCAGCTATTTCTCAAGCAATATATAATGCCGTTGGAGTCAGAGAACATCATTTGCCAATCACTCCGGAAAAGGTCTTTTGGGGAATGCAGCAGAAAGAAAATAAAGAATGA
- a CDS encoding Na+/H+ antiporter NhaC family protein has protein sequence MQSSWISLLPFVVVIPIALLTKQVKPGLLAGLILGSYLLKPNLLGGIETLIAYLIDNLVKPNNIRIIIFLYVFAGLINLTKMAGGIKGVVDLVGRKVKTKRSAMLLIWLSTIGTFNNPNFRIVTIGPIVKLLKRRLPLSIPKIGFMIEVTSNPVVAIIPVATAFVGYMVSLIGTALRQVGIQESPYSVYIRSIPFNFFSLVIIGIGIYYSFFKEMRNTMQESLEEKSEAQKEEEELQKCLQAYEKEAPSKPMNLLFSLSMVLLMTLYLSWLDGSSRTNTIFEAFVRADALKVMLEALFITFFLTLIMIFLQGYNISKIISTFIEGGNELVSVILMLSLVWALSAVSEDLGFSTYISSSLVGIIPQAFIAPVVFVLGSFIAYFIGSSWGTWGLLMPLAVTLAHQTGTNISLVIGAVFASGTFGAFASPLSDNSITLCAILDLPVMIYARYKLKPSLIAAGITTFLYSLVAFLV, from the coding sequence ATGCAGAGTTCCTGGATTTCGTTATTACCTTTTGTCGTTGTCATTCCCATAGCACTGCTGACTAAACAGGTTAAACCCGGTTTACTTGCCGGGCTGATCTTAGGAAGTTATCTTTTAAAACCTAATTTATTAGGGGGAATTGAAACTCTAATCGCTTACCTCATTGACAATTTAGTAAAACCCAATAATATCCGGATTATTATCTTTCTCTATGTTTTTGCAGGTCTCATTAATTTAACAAAAATGGCCGGGGGAATCAAAGGCGTAGTCGACCTGGTGGGACGAAAAGTTAAAACCAAACGTTCAGCAATGCTGCTTATATGGCTTTCAACAATTGGAACCTTTAACAATCCTAATTTTAGAATTGTAACCATAGGACCCATTGTAAAGTTGCTTAAAAGAAGATTGCCTCTTTCAATTCCAAAGATCGGTTTTATGATCGAAGTAACGTCAAATCCAGTTGTAGCTATCATACCTGTCGCTACCGCCTTTGTGGGTTATATGGTTTCATTAATTGGAACAGCCTTACGGCAGGTAGGAATTCAGGAATCACCTTACAGTGTTTACATTAGAAGCATACCTTTCAATTTCTTTTCTCTTGTTATTATCGGGATAGGGATATACTATAGTTTTTTCAAAGAAATGCGTAATACTATGCAGGAAAGTTTAGAAGAAAAATCAGAAGCCCAAAAAGAAGAAGAAGAATTACAAAAATGTCTGCAAGCTTATGAAAAAGAAGCCCCCAGTAAACCCATGAATCTGCTCTTTTCCCTTAGCATGGTTTTACTCATGACTCTCTATTTAAGTTGGTTGGATGGATCTTCACGAACAAACACTATTTTTGAAGCCTTCGTAAGGGCAGATGCTCTAAAAGTTATGCTTGAGGCATTGTTTATTACCTTCTTTTTAACGCTGATAATGATTTTCTTACAAGGATATAATATCTCTAAGATCATCTCTACTTTTATTGAAGGAGGCAATGAACTAGTCTCAGTAATACTTATGCTTAGTTTAGTTTGGGCTTTATCGGCAGTATCAGAGGACTTGGGGTTCTCTACCTATATTTCGTCAAGTTTGGTTGGCATAATTCCACAAGCCTTTATTGCCCCTGTTGTCTTTGTTTTGGGAAGCTTTATTGCTTATTTTATTGGTTCCTCTTGGGGAACCTGGGGGTTACTAATGCCTTTGGCGGTAACACTTGCTCATCAAACAGGTACCAATATTAGCCTCGTCATCGGAGCTGTCTTTGCCAGTGGAACATTCGGCGCTTTTGCTTCCCCTCTTAGTGATAACTCTATTACACTCTGTGCCATCCTTGATTTACCTGTCATGATTTATGCTCGGTACAAACTAAAGCCTTCCTTGATTGCTGCCGGAATAACCACGTTTCTTTATAGCTTGGTTGCATTCCTCGTTTAA
- a CDS encoding (2Fe-2S)-binding protein translates to MQIELTINDKRVKWEVENDEFLADTLRSHGYLSVKKACNTSCCGLCTVWVDGKSMLSCSFLTVRAHGKKITTIEGVAKEAEEFAQILSAEGAEQCGFCSPGFIMNVLAMKHELVDPTEEEIIHYLTGNLCRCTGYMGQLRAIKTYLGVA, encoded by the coding sequence ATGCAAATCGAACTAACAATTAATGATAAAAGGGTCAAATGGGAAGTTGAAAATGATGAATTCTTAGCGGATACTTTGAGATCCCACGGATATTTGAGTGTCAAAAAGGCTTGTAATACAAGTTGCTGTGGACTTTGTACAGTATGGGTAGACGGCAAATCCATGCTTTCATGTTCGTTTCTTACTGTACGTGCTCATGGTAAAAAAATCACGACCATTGAAGGGGTAGCAAAAGAAGCAGAGGAATTCGCTCAGATACTTAGCGCTGAAGGGGCAGAACAATGTGGCTTTTGCAGTCCGGGTTTCATCATGAACGTACTAGCTATGAAACATGAGCTGGTTGATCCAACAGAGGAAGAAATAATTCACTATTTAACCGGGAATTTGTGCCGATGCACGGGTTATATGGGACAGCTTAGAGCTATAAAAACCTATCTGGGGGTGGCCTAG
- a CDS encoding DegV family protein, translating into MKRIALVTDSTADLTEHVRRDCNIHVIPLKVRFGEREYMDGELSSEEFYQRLNEGVILPKTSQPTPEEFSRLYSKLLEEYHEIISVHISTALSGTFNAANLAKEKFKEKIHLVDSKSISLGAGLMVMEVAKYIKEGQDVEGILENIKKARKNIETLFTLNTLEYLQKGGRIGKVQGFMGSLLNIKPIIRVGDDGVYHTYGKAHSQKKAIDCVVQAFQDLTKDRKPIRLAVAHGAAHKAGTYLKEALEFAFQLPTTVFTQVGPVIGVHTGPGTVGAAVQYE; encoded by the coding sequence ATGAAAAGGATTGCTCTGGTAACAGATAGCACCGCTGATTTAACAGAACATGTAAGAAGAGATTGCAATATCCATGTTATACCTTTAAAAGTAAGGTTTGGGGAGCGCGAGTATATGGATGGGGAGTTGTCCAGTGAGGAATTCTATCAACGTTTAAATGAAGGGGTGATCCTTCCTAAAACGTCACAACCTACCCCAGAGGAGTTCAGTCGTCTGTACAGCAAGTTACTAGAGGAATATCACGAAATAATCTCTGTGCATATTTCTACTGCTTTGAGCGGGACGTTTAATGCTGCCAACCTGGCCAAAGAAAAGTTTAAAGAAAAAATTCACTTAGTAGATTCAAAATCTATTAGCTTGGGCGCAGGATTAATGGTCATGGAGGTAGCGAAGTATATAAAAGAAGGTCAGGATGTTGAGGGGATCCTTGAGAACATTAAGAAAGCCAGAAAGAATATAGAGACTCTCTTCACTCTAAATACCTTGGAGTATCTTCAGAAAGGGGGACGGATTGGCAAGGTTCAAGGTTTTATGGGTTCCCTCTTGAATATTAAGCCGATTATTCGGGTAGGCGACGATGGGGTATATCATACTTATGGTAAAGCCCATAGTCAAAAGAAGGCAATTGATTGCGTTGTCCAGGCTTTTCAAGATTTAACAAAAGACAGAAAACCAATCAGACTTGCAGTAGCCCATGGAGCTGCTCATAAAGCCGGAACCTATCTTAAAGAAGCTTTAGAATTTGCCTTTCAACTTCCCACGACAGTTTTCACTCAGGTAGGGCCGGTCATAGGGGTGCATACTGGTCCGGGAACCGTGGGGGCTGCTGTTCAATATGAGTAG
- a CDS encoding FAD binding domain-containing protein: MFTMLNLVQPDTLEEAYHILTEKRNNTILGGCAFLKMGKKRINTGIDLSRLKLNDIREQNGYIEIGAMSSLRDVETHSLLKEHFNGVLPQSVRDIIGVQFRNGVTVGASVYSRYGFSDLLTALLTLGTEVELYKAGRMPLMDFLAKPIEKDFMVKLWLKKAKYQASFLSFRNSASDYSVINVAVSRLDNQWKIAVGSRPSKAALAFNAARRLSQDVPTIDVIEEAALITSEELSFGTNSRGTAAYRKALCRVLVKRGIMEVLECKSN; the protein is encoded by the coding sequence GTGTTTACCATGCTTAATCTGGTTCAGCCGGATACACTTGAGGAAGCTTATCATATTCTAACTGAAAAACGAAATAATACGATTCTTGGAGGCTGTGCCTTCCTCAAAATGGGAAAAAAGAGAATTAACACCGGTATAGATCTTAGCAGACTAAAGCTTAATGACATTCGGGAGCAGAACGGCTATATTGAGATTGGAGCAATGTCAAGTCTGAGGGATGTTGAAACTCATTCTTTGTTAAAGGAACATTTTAATGGAGTATTGCCCCAATCGGTACGAGACATTATTGGAGTGCAATTTCGAAATGGTGTTACAGTAGGTGCTTCCGTATATTCCAGATATGGTTTTTCAGATTTGCTAACGGCTCTGTTAACTTTAGGGACAGAAGTTGAATTATATAAGGCGGGCAGGATGCCTTTAATGGATTTTTTAGCAAAACCTATAGAAAAAGATTTTATGGTTAAGTTGTGGCTGAAAAAAGCTAAGTATCAGGCTTCTTTCCTTAGTTTTCGAAACTCGGCCAGCGATTACTCCGTCATCAATGTGGCAGTATCAAGGCTGGATAATCAATGGAAAATTGCTGTAGGGTCCAGACCAAGTAAGGCAGCCCTTGCTTTTAATGCAGCGCGAAGATTATCCCAGGATGTCCCCACTATCGATGTCATTGAAGAAGCAGCGTTAATAACGTCGGAAGAGCTGTCCTTCGGAACAAATTCCAGAGGCACAGCTGCCTATCGGAAAGCTCTATGTCGAGTGCTTGTCAAACGCGGAATCATGGAGGTTTTAGAATGCAAATCGAACTAA